The following coding sequences lie in one Lolium perenne isolate Kyuss_39 chromosome 2, Kyuss_2.0, whole genome shotgun sequence genomic window:
- the LOC127336220 gene encoding putative lipid-binding protein AIR1: MARIAPLLVVVLLSALAAVQLSPASACPTCPTPVPPPPPKVTPPPPPSSVPCPPPPHYTPTPSPPTPSSPTGKCPVDTLKLLACVDALNGLAHAVIGASPSDTCCPLLSGVADLDAALCLCTVIKAKALNTSLVIPVAISVLVNECGKHVPSSFQCPSY, translated from the coding sequence ATGGCCCGCATTGCGCCGCTCCTAGTGGTGGTGCTGCTCTCCGCACTGGCCGCCGTGCAGCTCTCCCCGGCGTCGGCCTGCCCCACCTGCCCGACCCCggtgcctccgccgccgcccaaggtgacgcccccgccgccgccgtcgtccgtGCCGTGCCCTCcgccgccgcactacactcccacgccgtcgccgcccaCGCCGTCGTCgccaacggggaagtgccccgtggACACGCTGAAGCTGCTGGCGTGCGTGGACGCGCTCAACGGGCTGGCGCACGCGGTGATCGGTGCCAGCCCCAGCGACACCTGCTGCCCGCTGCTCTCCGGCGTCGCCGACCTCGACGCCGCGCTCTGCCTCTGCACCGTCATCAAGGCCAAGGCGCTCAACACCAGCCTCGTGATCCCCGTCGCCATCTCGGTGCTCGTCAACGAGTGCGGCAAGCACGTGCCCTCCTCGTTCCAGTGCCCGTCTTATTGA
- the LOC127336219 gene encoding coatomer subunit epsilon-1, which translates to MATPDLLFNLRNLFYLGAYQSAINNSDVPGLDADAAAERDVIVFRSYIALGSYQLVISEIDSSAATSLQAVKLLALYLTGDKEGAISSLKEWLSDSAIGSNPVLRLVAGIIFMHEQDYNEALKHTHTGGTLDLHALNVQIFLKMHRSDYADKQLKIMQQTDEDHTLTQLANAWLDIAVGGSKIREAYLIFQDFAEKYPMTGMVLNGKAVCCMHMGSFEEAETLLLEALNKDAKDPETLANLIVCNLHLGKASSRYFNQLKLSHPDHVLVKSTASAEDNFERALQAVA; encoded by the exons ATGGCCACCCCGGACCTCCTCTTCAACCTGCGCAACCTCTTCTACCTCGGCGCCTACCAGTCCGCCATCAACAACAGCGACGTCCCGGGCCTcgacgccgacgccgccgccgagCGCGACGTCATCGTATTCCGCTCCTACATCGCGCTCGGATCCTACCAG CTGGTGATCAGCGAGATCGACTCCTCCGCGGCCACGTCGCTGCAGGCCGTGAAGCTGCTCGCGCTCTACCTCACCGGCGACAAG GAAGGCGCAATCTCCAGTCTGAAGGAATGGTTGAGTGACTCGGCTATTGGAAGCAATCCTGTTCTGCGATTGGTTGCTGGAATTATATTTATGCATGAACAAGACTACAATGAGGCTCTCAAGCACACACACACTGGAGGAACTCTGGACCT ACATGCATTGAATGTCCAGATCTTCCTTAAGATGCACCGTTCAGACTATGCTGACAAGCAACTGAAGATCATGCAACAAACTGATGAGGACCATACCCTGACACAACTAGCGAATGCATGGCTAGATATTGCTGTT GGTGGCTCTAAGATCCGTGAAGCTTATCTCATATTCCAGGACTTCGCTGAAAAATATCCTATGACGGGAATGGTTCTTAATGGCAAGGCAGTTTGCTGTATGCACATGGGGAGCTTTGAGGAGGCTGAAACTCTATTGCTTGAAGCCCTGAACAAG GATGCGAAGGATCCTGAAACTCTTGCCAATCTCATTGTGTGTAATCTCCACCTTGGCAAGGCGTCATCACGATACTTCAA CCAGCTGAAACTGTCGCATCCTGACCACGTGCTAGTTAAGTCCACCGCATCAGCTGAAGATAACTTTGAGAGGGCTCTCCAAGCCGTCGCTTGA